GCCTGGCGGTTCTTTGCCTGGCGCTTCAATTGTCCGCTCGACAGAACCAATTTAGTGCGCCATTCGCCTTGGCCTCACTGACATCATGGCTGGTCTTTGTGGGGGCGAATATTGGGCTTTGGCAAAGTTGGTGGTTAACGTCGAGCATTGTGACAATAATTTTCTATACTTTTCCGTTACGTTCAAACGGAAAAGTATAAAAATTGGGGACTGTCACAGATAACTCGAATTTGGAGTTATCATGGGAAGCATACGCAAGAGCCGTTTGAGCCATTATAAGCAGGACCGCCTGATCGAGTACCTTGTCGCGGGCACGACGGCGCGGACGGTAGCGTGTCCTTTTGGCGTGAACCGCAAGACGGCGGCCAAATTTTCCTTCGCCTGCGAGAGGTCATTGCCGATAAACTGGAGACCGAGAGCGAGGCTGTGTTCGGTGGCGAGATCGAAGTGGACGAAAGCTATTTCGGCGGCAAGCGCAAGGGACGCCGGGCCGCCGGAAAAATCCCGGTATTCGGCCTTTTGAAGCGGCGAGGCAAGGTCTACACGAAGATCATTCCCGACGCCTCCAGCGACACGTTGATGTCCTTCATGGCGCGCAAGATTGTGCCGGACAGCATCGTCTATTCCGACTGCTGGGGCGGCTACAACGTGCTGGACGTCAGCGGAAATTCAACGGTGTTCCGAAGGCCCATTTCGGGCTATTTTTGAGGGGCTGCGAGTGGCGTTTCAACAACAGTGAACCGTAAACTAAATTATATCAAATAAAACAATGGGTTAAATAGAGTCGCCTTAGGTGGTTGTCCGGGGCAGCCCCTTCAAAAATTCAAATTAAAAATCAAATCAGCGAGTACTAATGCCAAGAAAGAAAATTCTTCTCCGGCTGCTTTCATACGCCGTAACGCTGGCAATGCTGGGTTATGTTTTTGCCACGGTGAATTTTGAGTCGATTATCGGCCGCTACGCGCTTCTGTCCTGGCGCGACCTGTTATTACTTCTTTTCCTTATGGCGGTTATCATTCTTGTTGGAACGCTGCGCCTAGAACGCCTGTTGACCTATTTTGGCAATGGCCAAATCCGGTTTGTGGAGACATTTCAGGCAAACATTGCGGGGCTGATATCTAGCCTCGTATTCATCAATATTATCGGCTCCATGCTTGGGCGGTATTACGTCTTGCGGCGCAGCGGCGTATGCGTTGACACCCATGTGGCAATTGTCACTCTCGAGCGCATGCTTTTGGTTCTGATCAGCGGCTGTCTCCTCGCTGTCGGATTGGTCGTCCTATGGGGAACGCCGGCGCTGCTCGCCGCAGCCAACGAGATTGCATTGATCGAGGTAATGTCGGTAATTCTACTGACCATCCTGGTGACGTTTCTTACGTTTCGGTGGCGGCGCGAGATCGCGGTGTTTCGGAGGCTGCTCTCTGCCCGCTACTCCCTGCGTATTGGCCTCCTCGCGCTGTTAACTCTCGCGGCCCAAGGCGTCATGCTTTCGATCTACGTCATTTCCGCGCGGAACCAGGGTATCATCGATATCGATTGGCTGCACCTCGCCGCGGCGGCGGCAGTCGTTTCATTTGCGGCAGGGCTCCCGATTAGTGTCAATGGCTGGGGGGTTCGAGAAGTGAGTGCGATTTACGCATTCGGTCACCTTGGCGTTTCAGCCGTCGACGCTACGGCACTTTCGGTTTTGGTAGGGTTGGTGTCCACTGCGGCAATCGTATTTAGTGCGCCGATCCTGGCATTGCCACGGCGAACCAAAGCGATCGTAGCGCAAATCCCAACGTCAAATTACATGGGCCAGCCGCAAAGCCCTGGCATAGCCCCTGCGAATACGGCCTTTCTGCTGTTCGCAGGGCCTTTGGCCGCACTCCTTGTTTTTATAACGCTGCACGTTCCATTCCACGAGACACTTATCGCGATCAACCTGTCCGACCCTTTGGCGATTCTCGCCCTTGCACTTGCAGTGCTTTCCTGGTTGAGCACAGGGCCGCCGCCATTCCGTATTCCGCGAGCGTTCGGTTGGTGGATAGCAGGTCTTACACTGCTTATCCTGTTCGGGTTTTTGAACGGAGTTGCCCGATTTGGCGTAACGGACTGGGCCTTGAACAACCGGTTGTTTGGGTGGGCAATTCTGTTGGGATACCTCTCTCTCGGTGCCATGATGGTGGCGACTTGGGGAAATCATGGATTGCGGCGGATCGCGGAGGTCGTCCTAACGGCGGGTGCCGTGATTACAATCTTCGATTTGATCCATCGCGAAGTTATTGGATTCTTCGATGTAGACATTTTTGTACTCAGCAACTTTGAAGGTTTTTCCGCGAACAGGAATGCGTTTGCGTTCCAACTTCTCATCTCTGCATCAGTCGGCCTCGCCTATTCGAAGCTGATCGCTCGAACGCGACGGGCGACGGTGTACTGCCCGTTACTGGGCGCCGTATTCGCGGGTATCTGGCGCACTTACTCGTTAACCGGCTTGATTGCCGGAATCTGTCTCGTTCTCGGCTTAATGCTGTTCCGGATGGTGGATTTGAGAATTCTCGTCAAATCGATTTTGTGGACGGTCTTTATCATCCTGGCGATTTGGCTGATACCTTGGGCGATTGGTTTCCTGCTGACGGGCGACTCCACAAGTATCAGTACCACCGCGCCCAACTTATATATTCCAAGCAGTCAGGCCGAACGTTGGATGAGCATTAAAAGAGGGTTGGAAATGTGGTACCAAAACCCAGTATTCGGGGCTGGGTTGGGGGCATTCGCAGATCTCAGGTTAGGAGAACATGGCCAAATTCTTGTCATACACTCGGTGCTAATCTGGCTGCTGGCGGAATTTGGAGTGATCGGACTTTTTCTGGTGGCAAGTCTTCCTGTTGCTGTCTTTATACGGGCTCTTCGCTGGCGGTTGTCTTCCTTGCCGCCGCCCGTCGTACTTTTACTCGCGGTCGTCGTATGTTTTACGGTGTTTGGATTGACCCATGACATTTTTTACCAACGAGTATTTTGGCTCATACTTGGAGGGTGCGCCGCAGCCTGGGCTGGAAGGCGCAGGAATATTGTAACCCGGGATTAGTTAATACTCGGTGACCCGAACGGCAAACGTATCCGTCCATTGTGACTACTATACTGGCGGCTGTATCGGGCATTGTTGGCGGTACGGCTGGTTCACCGGATCCTCACCTTGGGCAATCCGTTATGTCAGACCTTTACTGTCCTTGAAATTGCAATGATACAAAATTTCGTGCTTATATCCCCTTGGGGTCGCCATTTTCAACCAGGCGACAGGTTGAATGGCTTCCGGCCTTCCGCGGGCCGGCGCCGGCGGGTGTTCACTGTCTGTGTTCGGAAAGGTGAAGCATGGCGAAGCAGCTATTGCATATGGTTCTGGGTGGCAGGCTGAAGTCACTGGACGGTAACGAGTTCGCGGATCTCGACAAGGTCGATGTGGTGGGCCTGTATCCCAATTACGAAGAAGCGAAGAAGGTCTGGCGCAGCAAGGCGCAGGCCACGGTCGACGACGCCATGACCAAATACTTCGTCATCCATGTCCATCGACTGCTCGATCCCGACGACGATTGAAGGCCGTCCGCAAGCCGATCCGGCCTGCGCCTCAAAATGAAGCCGCCGCGCGAATTTCTTCGCGCGGCGGCTTTTATTGAACGGCTGTCCGGTTCAGTCGGCGGCCAGGCTATACGATGCGTCAATCGCCGCCAGGACTTTCGGCGGGGACATCGGCACTTCGGTGAAGCGGATGTTCAGCGCGTTTGAAACCGCGTTTGTAATCGCCGCGAGCGGCGGGATAATCGGCGTTTCGCCAATGCCGCGCACCCCGAACGGATGGGTCGGATTGGAAACCTCGACAATGACCGTATCGATCATGGGCACATCCGACGCGACCGGGATCCGGTAATCGAGGAACCCGGCGTTCTCCAGCTTGCCGTCCTTGCTGTAAATGTATTCCTCGTTCAGCGCCCAGCCAATACCCTGTACCGCACCGCCCTGGAACTGTCCTTCGACGTAATCCGGCTGTACGGCCTTGCCGGCATCCTGGATAACGGTGTAGCGGAGGATCTTTACACGGCCGGTTTCCGGATCGACTTCAACATCGACCAGATGGGTCCCGAAACTGGGCGCGGCGCCGGTGGCGTTGATCCGCGCATCGCCGCCGATCGGGCCGCCTGTCTTGCCGGCCGTTTTCGCGATCTCCGCGAGCGACAGCGGATCGAATTCACCGGCGTTCGATCCGGCGGGATGGGCCGCGCCATCCTTCCATTCCACCGCGTCGACGGGAATATCCCAGATTTTCGCGGCGCGGGACCGAAGCTCGTCGATTGCTTTTCCCGCCGCCTGATGCGCGGCCAGTCCGCCGGAGAACGTGCCGCGACTGCCGGCCGTGATAAAGGTGAACCCAAGCGCCGCCGTATCCGCGACGATTGGACGAACCTTGTCATATTCGACACCAAGGTCTTCGGCCACCATCAGGGCGAGCGACGCGCGCGATCCGCCGATATCGGGCAGGCCGGTCATGACAGTAATCGACCCGTCCTCGATGATATTGACGGTCACGCAGGTTTCGCCGCCGATATTGAACCAGAAGCCGGACGCGACGCCGCGGCCCTGGTTCGGGCCCAGCGGCACATGGTAGTTCGGGTGTTTCCTGGTGGCTTCCAGCGTTTCGACCAGTCCGATCGGGCCGAATTTCGGCCCGAAGGCGGCGCGGGTGCCTTCCCTTGCGGCGTTCTTGAGCCGGAATTCGACGGGATCCATCCCGATCCTGTTGCAGATCTCGTCGACGATCGCCTCGACGGCATATTCCGACATCGGCGCGCCGGGGGCGCGATAGGCCGCGACTTTCGGGCGGTTCGATACAACGTCGAAGGCGACGGCTTCCACATTTTCCAGGTCATAGGGCGCGAAAGCGCACATCACGCCCGGCATGACTGGCGCCCCCGGGAAAGCGCCGGCCTGATAATACATTTCGACCTGTCCTGCCGTAAGGCGCCCGTCCCTGGTCGCCCCGATCTTCGCCTTGATGAACGAACCGGAAGTGGGGCCGCTGGCGCGCAGGACTTCGTCACGGGTCATCGTCATCTTGACCGGCTGGCCGGCCTTTTTCGACAAGGCAAGCGCAAGAGGCTCCAGATACACGATAATCTTGCCGCCGAACCCGCCGCCGATTTCGGAAGACGTCACGCGAAGCTTCGCAATGTCGATGTCCAGAATCCTGGCGCATTTGGCGCGCGCGACGAAATGGCCCTGGGTTGTGCACCACAGTTCGGCGACACCGTCCTCCGCCCAGCTCGCGACACAGGCATGCGGCTCGATATAGCCCTGGTGCACGGCGGCAGTCTTGAATTCGCGTTCGATGATCACATCGGCTTCGGCGAAACCCTTTTCGATATCGCCGGATTTGACCTGGACGCGCTTGGCGACGTTTGACGGCTTTGTCGGCTTCGGGTCGACGCCGTCGGTAAACAGGTCATCGTGCAGTAACGGCGCATCCGGCGCGGCGGCTTCCATGACATCAATAACATGGGGCAGGACTTCGTAGTCGACCTCGATCAGCTTCAACGCTTCCGTGGCGATCGCCAGGCTTGTCGCGGCAACAGCGGCGACGGCGTGGCCTTCATACAGGGCCTTGTCGCGCGCCAGCATGTTATGCGCGTAATCGCGGTAGTTGATCTGCATTTCGCCGTTCTGAACCAGGTCGGTCGGCTGGAGCTTGAAATCGGCCGATGTGACGACGGATTTCACGCCCGGCAGGGCCTCCGCCTTCGACGTGTCGATGGACAGTATCCGCGCATGGGCATGCGGGCTGCGCAGGACCTTGCCCTGCAGCATGTTCGCGACAGAGTGGTCGGCGCCGAATTTTGCCCGTCCGGTTACCTTGTCGACGCCATCGGGTCGCGTCTGGCGTGTACCGACCCATTTGAAATCGCCTCTGCCATTTCCATTTGCCGTGCTCATGCCGTTGTCTCCCAAAATGTCGTGCTGTTGGCGTATGCGTGCTCGCACAGAACGCTCGCAATATTCTAGCGTTGTCAGTAGTCTTTTGGGAATGGTTATTCGGTTGGCACCTGGGGGGATATTATGAAGGATACCGTATTTGTCGGCGCGGCATACTGGGACAAGGCGGCTAATGGCGCCGTCACCCAAGGCCTGTTCCGGCTGGATCGTGACGCGGGAAAGTTGCTACCCGTCTCGGATGGCCTGCCGGACGATCTGGAGGTTCGGTTTATTACATTTCGCGGTCCGGACAAGGTGTATGTCGGGGCGCAGGACGGAATTTACCGCAGCGATGATGGCGGTCAGAACTGGGCGCACAAGGGGCTTCCGGGTCAGGAGCGCAAGGTCTGGTCAATTCTGCCGATTGGCGAAAAGTCACTGTATGTCGGGACCGAAGGCACCACCGTTTACAAAAGCGACGATGACGGGGAGACATTCCGCGAACTGAACGTGCCGAAGCCGGAAGGATTCGTGGATATGGGCTTTCCGAACCGCGTCATTCGCATGGCTGCCGATCCGGCCAATACGGACGAAATCTATGTCGGCCTTGAAGTGTCCGGCATTGTTCGCAGCCTTGACGGCGGCGAAACCTGGACCGATTGTAGTGGCGGGCTGATCGATCTGGCCAACAGCCAGGACCGGCTGAAAAGCAAAATCGGCAGCAATACTTTCACGGAAGGCATGATGGATTCGCATTCGCTGACCATCAGTCCGACCCATCCCGGCACGGTCATTCTGGCCAATCGCATGGGCCTGTTCATCAGCCATGACAAAGGTGACACCTGGGCGGAAATGGGGATCGGCAAGCATTCCGAACTGACCTATTGCCGTGACGTGAAGGTGTTTCCGCATGATCCTGAAACCCTGCTGGGCGCATTCAGCGATTCAGCCCGGGGCGTTTCGGGGTCGCTGTATCGCAGCAAGGATTTCGGCAAGTCCTGGACACGTTTCGACAAGGGCGTGACCATGAACAGCACGCTGATGATCCTCGGCGCCAGCCCGCAGACCCCGGACCGGGTCTATTGCGCGGCCCGCAAGGGACAGGTTTTCGGAACCGAGGATGGCGGCAGGACCTGGAAGGAATTCGACCTGCCGCCTTTCGTGAAGGATGTCTACGCGCTCGCCTGCGCCTGACAGTTCAGTTCCGGGGCAATGAATCGAGGAAGCCGGCAAGCACCTTGTTGAAGGCGTCGGCTTCCTCGACATAGGGCATATGCCCGGCGTTCGGGATGGTCGCCATCCGGGCGCCGGGGATGCCATCCCGGTACAGGGTCATGCGTTCCGGCGGCGTCGCGATATCGTCGGAGCCGGCAATAACCATGGTCGGTACGCGGATGTCGCCGATCCGCGGGTCGAAATTCATGGCGAAAATGGCGTCGCCGGCTTCGGCATAGCCTTCGACCGGGTTGGCGGTGAACTGCCGGCGCAGTTCCGCATATTTTTCCGGTTCGTCTTCCCGGAATCCCTTGCGCAGGTAGCGTTCCAGCACGGCATCGGCGCGCGCATCGACGCTCTGTTCGCGCATGACGGCCGTGGCGGCCTTCTGTCCGTCGATGCTGCTCTGCGGCAGGACGCCCTGCGTGGTGACGAAGGAGACACTGCGCAGCCGCTCGGCGTGATCCAGCGCCATCGCGAATCCCGCCATGCCGCCCAGCGACGCGCCGACATAGTGGGTCCTGTCGATTTTCAGGAGATCGAGCAACGCGATGATATCCCGCGCGATATCCTCTATCCGATAGGGCTTGCCGGCCATTGCGGTGCCGCCATGACCCCGCAGATCAAGCGCCAGTACCCGGTAGCGGTCGCGGAAACAGGCGATCTGCGACGCCCAGCTGTCCATGGTGAAGCCCTGCGCATGCGCCAGGGTCAGGACAGGGTCGCCGTCGAGGCCCTGGAAAATGAAATTGTGGCTGATACCGTTGAGAATGATTTGGGGCATGTTCGGTTGTCCTTCCGCCGCGGGCCTGTACGGATCTGATCGCCAACCATTCTCATGGGGAAAACCCGCGGGGGCAAGGGGCTGCCAGTGACGGACCCTGCAGCGGTTCCCTTTAAACCTGATGTGTTCTAGCCTCCGGTCGAAAGCCGGCAAGGCGGCGGGTGCGGAGGAGGCTGTACGGGGATGGCGGCGGAAAACCGGTTTGACATAATTGTCGTCGGCACGGGAGCGGCGGGGCTGAGCGCGGCGCTGGCGGCCGCCGTAAAGGGCAGGCGGGTGCTCGTGCTGGAAAAGGCGCCGGTCGTTGGCGGCACCACCGCGATGTCCGGCGGCTGCATCTGGGTCCCCGGCCATCACCACATGGCCCGGCTGGGCGTCAGCGATTCACGCGAAGCCGTCCTGGAATACATCCGCGCCGTGTCGCCTGAGGGCTGGCACAACACTGAAGAGCCGCTCTGGGCGGCCTTCGTGGATCACGCGCCGAAGATGCTGAAATTCGTCGAAACCCACAGCCCGGCGCGATTCACGCCGAACCGCGATCCCGACCCCTATGCCGAAGCGCCAGGCGGCATGGCGTTCGGCCGCAACGTCTCGCCCGCGCCGATCCGGATCGCGATCCTCGGCGACTGGGCGGCGAAGGTGCGGCGGCCGACCATCGACCTGCGGATCAATTACGAGGAAGTGGTCGACCGGCACTTCTATTCCAATCCGAAGAAGGGGATGCGGACCCTGCTGCCAAGGCTGCTGTGGCGCAAATGGACCGGCCGGCATGTGCGCGGTAACGCGCTGACCATCGGGTTGCTGAAAGGCTGCCTGGATCATGGCGTGACGGTCTGGACCGAGGCGGCGGCCCGGCGGCTTGTGCAGGAAAACGGCGCCGTTACCGGGATTGAGGTCCTGCACGATGACGAAACAGTCAGCCTAGCAGCCGGTTCGGTGATCCTGGCCAGCGGCGGTTTCGAATGGAATGCGGAAATGATGGCGGAGCATTTTCCCGGCCCCGTCGAATGGACGGCGACGCCCTCGACCAATACCGGCGACGGGCAGCGCATGGCGGCGGAAGCCGGCGCGCAACTCGACCGGATGGACCAGGCGCTGATCATGGGGACGACGCCGGTCACCTATGAAGGCCGCGTCCAGGGCCAGCCTGCCGCCGATTATTTCCTGCCGCATTCCATGATCGTGAACCGGCACGGCCGCCGCTTCGTCAACGAAAAACAGATGAATATCGGGCTGGCCTTCGCGGAGCGGGACCCGGCAACGGGCGCCCCTCTGCACCTGCCGGCCTGGCGGATCTATGACGGGCAGTTTGCCGCGAAATATCCCCATGCGCTGCCGAACAAGTCGGTGCCGGGCAATCATTTCCGGGCCGAGACGCTGACCGAGCTGGCCGGATTGATCGGCGTGCATCCGGCGGGGCTGGAAGAATCCGCGCGGCGGTTCAGCGAATTCGCCCGGATCGGCAGCGACGCCGATTTCGGTCGCGGCGGCACGATCTGGGACCGCAACCGGGGCGGCGATCCCGGCCACAAGCCGAACCCGACCCTGGGAACGATTGAAAATCCGCCATTCTACGCGATGCCGTTCAAGGCGAGTTTCCTCGGCACCAAGGGCGGCCCGCGCACCAATGAGAAGGCGCAGGTGCTGCGCGAGGACGGCACCGCGATACCGGGGCTCTATGCCGCCGGCAATGTGATGGCCAATTCCTTCGGATCGACCGGTGTCGGCGCGGGAACGACACTGGGGCCCTGCCTGACCTGGGGTTATATCGCCGGAATGAGCGCCGCCGGGGACTAACCGGGGCGGCCGCCTTGCCAGCGTTGGGGCGGGGCGGCATCATGCGGGCCGTTGCGTAATTTCAGACCGGATCCGACCCATGAAAATGAAAGCCGTCGTGTTGTATGAAGGGGGCCTTGCCGCGCCTTATGCCGAAAGCCGCCCGTTGCGCGTGGAGGAAGTCGATCTCGATCCGCCGAAGGCGGGGGAGGTGCTTTGCAAGATCGGCGGCGCGGGGTTGTGTCATTCCGACCTGTCGATCATCAACGGGCATACGCCGCGTGTCCTGCCCATGGTGCTGGGGCATGAGGGCGCCGGCGAAGTCGTCGAGGTCGGCGCTGGCATCAACGACGTGCAGGTCGGCGACCATGTGGTCTTCCAGTTCCGGACAAGCTGCGGTCGCTGCCGCCGCTGCCTGGAAGGACGCTCGGCGCTGTGCGAGGTATCGGCCAGGGCCAAGGCGTCGGGCGGCCTGATCGGCGGCGGCAGGCGGCTTTCGCTGAATGGCACAACGGTGTCGCATCATTCGGGCATTTCCTGTATGGCGGAATACGCGGTGGTGGATCGCGGCACGGTCGTCGTGGTCGACAGGAACCTGCCGCTGGACGAAGCCGCGATCTTCGGCTGCGCGGTCATGACCGGCGTCGGCGCGGTGACCAACACGGCGCGGGTGCGGCCGGGCGATGTTGTCGCGGTGGTCGGGCTCGGCGGCGTCGGGCTGAACGCCGTGCTGGGCGCGAAGCTGGGCGGGGCGGAAAAGATCATCGCCATCGATATCGCGGATTTGAAACTGGGCCTGGCCCGTCAGCTCGGCGCCACCCATACCTTCAATGCGAAGAGCCCGGATTGCGTCGCGGAGGTCATGAAGCTGACCGGCGGCGGCGTCGATTTCGCGGTGGAAACCGCCGGCGCCATCGCGGCGATGGAGACCTGCTACAATATCCTGCGCACCGGCGGGCAGCTGATCGCCTGCGGCATCCCCGGATCGACCGAGACCTTTGAATTCCGCCCGGCGCAACTGGTCGGCGAGGAGCGCGGCATCCTGGGCAGTTCGATGGGAAGCTGCGTGCCGGTGCGGGACGTGCCGCGTTTCATCAGCCTGTTCCAGCAGGGCCGCCTGCCGGTCGACCGGCTGATCGACGCGCGCATCGGATTCGACGATGTCAATGAAGGTTTCGACAAGCTGGCCCGGGGTGAGGTGGTGCGGCAGATCCTGGTGCCGCACCTGTAGAGAGATTATTGCGTGAGGGGCATGACCCCGGCGGCGAACGCCTCCATCCGGTCGAGGCTTTCCCTCATCGTCGGGGATCGGAAGTCGAAGACGATCTCCGACACGCCGACCGCCTGGAAGGCCCGCACGTCCTCGGCAATCTGTTCCGGTGCGCCGGAGAAAGGCTTGCGGTCCGTACCCGCCGGCGCGCGCCCGCCATCGTAAAGCGGCGTCTTGTAGCAGATCGTCATGGCGTCCGGATCGCGGCCATTGGCTTCGGTCATCCGTTTCAATTCGTCGATATGGACCTGCAATTCCTCCGGCGGCAGCGGCACGGCGGCGATCGATCCCACCGGATGCCAGCCATTGCCGTATTTCGCCGCCCGGCGCAGCGCCGGTTTGCTGTGGCCGCCGATCCAGATAGGCGGGTATGGTTTCTGCACCGGGTGCGGCATGCAGCGAAGTTCGTTGAAGGAATAGAATTCGCCATCATGGCTGACGGGGTCCTGTGTCCACAGCTTCTGGAAAATTTCCAGGTATTCGTTCGTGGCGGCGCCGCGTTTTGTGAAATCCGGCGCGGAGAGTGCCTCGAATTCCTCGCGC
This Alphaproteobacteria bacterium DNA region includes the following protein-coding sequences:
- a CDS encoding lysylphosphatidylglycerol synthase domain-containing protein, with product MPRKKILLRLLSYAVTLAMLGYVFATVNFESIIGRYALLSWRDLLLLLFLMAVIILVGTLRLERLLTYFGNGQIRFVETFQANIAGLISSLVFINIIGSMLGRYYVLRRSGVCVDTHVAIVTLERMLLVLISGCLLAVGLVVLWGTPALLAAANEIALIEVMSVILLTILVTFLTFRWRREIAVFRRLLSARYSLRIGLLALLTLAAQGVMLSIYVISARNQGIIDIDWLHLAAAAAVVSFAAGLPISVNGWGVREVSAIYAFGHLGVSAVDATALSVLVGLVSTAAIVFSAPILALPRRTKAIVAQIPTSNYMGQPQSPGIAPANTAFLLFAGPLAALLVFITLHVPFHETLIAINLSDPLAILALALAVLSWLSTGPPPFRIPRAFGWWIAGLTLLILFGFLNGVARFGVTDWALNNRLFGWAILLGYLSLGAMMVATWGNHGLRRIAEVVLTAGAVITIFDLIHREVIGFFDVDIFVLSNFEGFSANRNAFAFQLLISASVGLAYSKLIARTRRATVYCPLLGAVFAGIWRTYSLTGLIAGICLVLGLMLFRMVDLRILVKSILWTVFIILAIWLIPWAIGFLLTGDSTSISTTAPNLYIPSSQAERWMSIKRGLEMWYQNPVFGAGLGAFADLRLGEHGQILVIHSVLIWLLAEFGVIGLFLVASLPVAVFIRALRWRLSSLPPPVVLLLAVVVCFTVFGLTHDIFYQRVFWLILGGCAAAWAGRRRNIVTRD
- a CDS encoding DUF4170 domain-containing protein, with protein sequence MAKQLLHMVLGGRLKSLDGNEFADLDKVDVVGLYPNYEEAKKVWRSKAQATVDDAMTKYFVIHVHRLLDPDDD
- a CDS encoding xanthine dehydrogenase family protein molybdopterin-binding subunit: MSTANGNGRGDFKWVGTRQTRPDGVDKVTGRAKFGADHSVANMLQGKVLRSPHAHARILSIDTSKAEALPGVKSVVTSADFKLQPTDLVQNGEMQINYRDYAHNMLARDKALYEGHAVAAVAATSLAIATEALKLIEVDYEVLPHVIDVMEAAAPDAPLLHDDLFTDGVDPKPTKPSNVAKRVQVKSGDIEKGFAEADVIIEREFKTAAVHQGYIEPHACVASWAEDGVAELWCTTQGHFVARAKCARILDIDIAKLRVTSSEIGGGFGGKIIVYLEPLALALSKKAGQPVKMTMTRDEVLRASGPTSGSFIKAKIGATRDGRLTAGQVEMYYQAGAFPGAPVMPGVMCAFAPYDLENVEAVAFDVVSNRPKVAAYRAPGAPMSEYAVEAIVDEICNRIGMDPVEFRLKNAAREGTRAAFGPKFGPIGLVETLEATRKHPNYHVPLGPNQGRGVASGFWFNIGGETCVTVNIIEDGSITVMTGLPDIGGSRASLALMVAEDLGVEYDKVRPIVADTAALGFTFITAGSRGTFSGGLAAHQAAGKAIDELRSRAAKIWDIPVDAVEWKDGAAHPAGSNAGEFDPLSLAEIAKTAGKTGGPIGGDARINATGAAPSFGTHLVDVEVDPETGRVKILRYTVIQDAGKAVQPDYVEGQFQGGAVQGIGWALNEEYIYSKDGKLENAGFLDYRIPVASDVPMIDTVIVEVSNPTHPFGVRGIGETPIIPPLAAITNAVSNALNIRFTEVPMSPPKVLAAIDASYSLAAD
- a CDS encoding alpha/beta fold hydrolase, whose protein sequence is MPQIILNGISHNFIFQGLDGDPVLTLAHAQGFTMDSWASQIACFRDRYRVLALDLRGHGGTAMAGKPYRIEDIARDIIALLDLLKIDRTHYVGASLGGMAGFAMALDHAERLRSVSFVTTQGVLPQSSIDGQKAATAVMREQSVDARADAVLERYLRKGFREDEPEKYAELRRQFTANPVEGYAEAGDAIFAMNFDPRIGDIRVPTMVIAGSDDIATPPERMTLYRDGIPGARMATIPNAGHMPYVEEADAFNKVLAGFLDSLPRN
- a CDS encoding FAD-dependent oxidoreductase → MAAENRFDIIVVGTGAAGLSAALAAAVKGRRVLVLEKAPVVGGTTAMSGGCIWVPGHHHMARLGVSDSREAVLEYIRAVSPEGWHNTEEPLWAAFVDHAPKMLKFVETHSPARFTPNRDPDPYAEAPGGMAFGRNVSPAPIRIAILGDWAAKVRRPTIDLRINYEEVVDRHFYSNPKKGMRTLLPRLLWRKWTGRHVRGNALTIGLLKGCLDHGVTVWTEAAARRLVQENGAVTGIEVLHDDETVSLAAGSVILASGGFEWNAEMMAEHFPGPVEWTATPSTNTGDGQRMAAEAGAQLDRMDQALIMGTTPVTYEGRVQGQPAADYFLPHSMIVNRHGRRFVNEKQMNIGLAFAERDPATGAPLHLPAWRIYDGQFAAKYPHALPNKSVPGNHFRAETLTELAGLIGVHPAGLEESARRFSEFARIGSDADFGRGGTIWDRNRGGDPGHKPNPTLGTIENPPFYAMPFKASFLGTKGGPRTNEKAQVLREDGTAIPGLYAAGNVMANSFGSTGVGAGTTLGPCLTWGYIAGMSAAGD
- a CDS encoding zinc-binding dehydrogenase, giving the protein MKMKAVVLYEGGLAAPYAESRPLRVEEVDLDPPKAGEVLCKIGGAGLCHSDLSIINGHTPRVLPMVLGHEGAGEVVEVGAGINDVQVGDHVVFQFRTSCGRCRRCLEGRSALCEVSARAKASGGLIGGGRRLSLNGTTVSHHSGISCMAEYAVVDRGTVVVVDRNLPLDEAAIFGCAVMTGVGAVTNTARVRPGDVVAVVGLGGVGLNAVLGAKLGGAEKIIAIDIADLKLGLARQLGATHTFNAKSPDCVAEVMKLTGGGVDFAVETAGAIAAMETCYNILRTGGQLIACGIPGSTETFEFRPAQLVGEERGILGSSMGSCVPVRDVPRFISLFQQGRLPVDRLIDARIGFDDVNEGFDKLARGEVVRQILVPHL
- a CDS encoding TIGR03619 family F420-dependent LLM class oxidoreductase → MKYGFYLPTRGESATSDALTGLVQGGERLGFHSVTIADHIVFPTKIDSKYPYTVQGDFPGEGDAFEQLTLMSFIAAKTETLRMVTSVMIVPHRNPVVTAKMLATIDVLSKGRVTVGVGVGWLREEFEALSAPDFTKRGAATNEYLEIFQKLWTQDPVSHDGEFYSFNELRCMPHPVQKPYPPIWIGGHSKPALRRAAKYGNGWHPVGSIAAVPLPPEELQVHIDELKRMTEANGRDPDAMTICYKTPLYDGGRAPAGTDRKPFSGAPEQIAEDVRAFQAVGVSEIVFDFRSPTMRESLDRMEAFAAGVMPLTQ